In Sphingobium sp. Z007, one DNA window encodes the following:
- a CDS encoding bifunctional aconitate hydratase 2/2-methylisocitrate dehydratase → MSIYLDYLAEIDSRKIEGLAPKPIDDGALLSEIIALIQDMGSEHRADALKFFIYNTLPGTTSAAGAKAAFLKQIILGDVTVPEITPAFALELLSHMKGGPSIGVLLDIALGDDAVIASQAGDVLKTQFFLYDADMFRVRDAYAAGNPVAKDVLESYAKAEFFTKLPQVEDEIKVVTFIAGEGDISTDLLSPGNQAHSRSDRELHGLCMMTPEAQQQIVALKAQHPDKRVMLVAEKGTMGVGSSRMSGVNNVALWTGKQSSPYVPFVNYAPVVGGTNGISPIFATTVDVTGGIGINLKNWVKMTGPDGKAILNNDGNPVLEEKFSVATGTVLKIDVKNKKLTDEAGNELVDVAAAFTPQKMEFMKAGSSYAIVFGKKLQTFAAETLGVEAPLVFAPNREITVEGQGLTAVEKIFNRNAVGVTPGKVLHAGSDVRVKVNIVGSQDTTGLMTAQELEAMAATVISPLVDGAYQSGCHTASVWDKKAQANIPKLMSFMNNFGLITARDPRGRYHAMTDVIHKVLNDITVDDWAIIIGGDSHTRMSKGVAFGADSGTVALALATGEATMPIPQSVKVTFKGKMLPYMDFRDVVHATQAQMLAQFGGENIFQGRIIEVHIGTLLADQAFTFTDWTAEMKAKASICISQDETLIQSLEIAKSRIQIMIDKGMENAAGTLRGLIAKADARIGEIRSGVKPALAPDPNAKYFAEVVVDLDLIDEPMIADPDVNNADVSKRYTHDTIRPVSYYGGTKKVDLGFIGSCMVHKGDMKILAQMLKNIEATEGKVEFKAPLVVAPPTYNIVDELKAEGDWDVLRKYAGFEFDDVAPKSAARTSYENTLYLERPGCNLCMGNQEKAARGDTVLATSTRLFQGRVVEDTTEKKGESLLASTPVVVLSSVLGRTPSIEEYKKAVVGIDLTKFAPPVAH, encoded by the coding sequence ATGAGCATTTACCTGGATTATCTGGCCGAAATCGACAGCCGAAAGATTGAGGGACTGGCGCCCAAGCCGATCGACGATGGTGCATTGCTCAGCGAAATCATCGCCCTGATCCAGGACATGGGCAGCGAACATCGTGCTGACGCGCTCAAATTCTTCATCTACAACACGTTGCCGGGCACCACGAGCGCTGCGGGCGCCAAGGCCGCTTTCCTCAAGCAGATCATCCTGGGCGACGTGACCGTCCCGGAAATAACCCCGGCTTTCGCGCTCGAACTGCTCAGCCACATGAAGGGCGGCCCCTCGATCGGCGTGCTGCTCGACATCGCGCTGGGCGATGATGCCGTGATCGCCAGTCAGGCGGGCGACGTCCTCAAGACCCAGTTCTTTCTCTATGACGCGGACATGTTCCGCGTGCGCGATGCCTATGCCGCGGGCAATCCGGTCGCGAAGGACGTGCTGGAAAGCTACGCCAAGGCAGAGTTCTTCACCAAGCTCCCGCAAGTCGAGGACGAGATCAAGGTCGTGACCTTCATCGCGGGCGAAGGCGATATCTCGACCGATCTGCTGTCGCCAGGCAACCAGGCGCATTCGCGCTCCGACCGCGAACTGCATGGCCTGTGCATGATGACGCCGGAGGCGCAGCAGCAGATCGTGGCGCTCAAGGCGCAGCATCCCGACAAGCGCGTCATGCTGGTCGCCGAAAAGGGCACGATGGGCGTCGGCTCCTCGCGCATGTCGGGCGTTAACAATGTGGCGCTGTGGACCGGCAAGCAGTCCAGCCCCTATGTCCCCTTCGTCAACTATGCCCCCGTCGTCGGCGGCACCAATGGCATTTCACCGATCTTCGCGACTACGGTGGACGTGACCGGCGGCATCGGCATCAACCTCAAAAACTGGGTGAAGATGACCGGCCCGGACGGCAAGGCCATCCTGAACAATGACGGCAATCCGGTGCTGGAGGAAAAATTCTCCGTCGCGACTGGCACGGTCCTCAAGATCGACGTCAAGAACAAGAAACTGACTGACGAAGCGGGCAATGAACTGGTCGATGTCGCCGCCGCCTTCACGCCGCAGAAGATGGAATTCATGAAGGCGGGCAGCAGCTACGCCATCGTGTTCGGCAAGAAGCTCCAGACCTTCGCCGCCGAAACGCTGGGCGTGGAAGCGCCGCTGGTGTTCGCCCCAAACAGGGAAATCACGGTCGAGGGCCAGGGCCTGACCGCCGTCGAGAAGATCTTCAACCGCAACGCCGTTGGCGTGACGCCCGGCAAGGTGCTGCACGCCGGGTCGGACGTGCGCGTGAAGGTCAACATCGTGGGATCGCAGGACACCACCGGCCTGATGACCGCGCAGGAACTCGAAGCAATGGCGGCCACCGTCATTTCGCCGCTGGTCGACGGTGCCTATCAGTCGGGCTGCCATACCGCATCGGTCTGGGACAAGAAGGCGCAGGCCAACATCCCCAAGCTGATGTCCTTCATGAACAATTTTGGCCTCATCACCGCGCGCGACCCCAGGGGCCGCTATCATGCGATGACGGACGTGATTCACAAGGTGCTGAACGACATCACCGTGGATGACTGGGCGATCATCATCGGCGGCGACAGCCACACCCGCATGTCGAAGGGCGTGGCCTTCGGCGCGGACTCCGGCACGGTTGCGCTGGCGCTGGCCACGGGGGAGGCGACCATGCCAATCCCGCAATCGGTGAAGGTCACGTTCAAAGGCAAGATGCTGCCCTATATGGACTTCCGCGACGTCGTCCATGCGACCCAGGCACAGATGCTGGCCCAGTTCGGTGGCGAAAATATATTCCAGGGCCGGATCATCGAAGTGCATATCGGCACGCTGCTCGCGGACCAGGCCTTCACCTTCACCGACTGGACGGCCGAAATGAAGGCCAAGGCGTCGATCTGCATTTCGCAGGATGAAACGCTGATCCAGTCGCTGGAGATCGCCAAGTCGCGCATCCAGATCATGATCGACAAGGGCATGGAGAATGCCGCGGGCACATTGCGCGGACTGATCGCCAAGGCGGATGCGCGGATCGGCGAGATTCGGTCCGGCGTGAAGCCTGCGCTCGCGCCCGACCCCAACGCCAAATATTTCGCGGAGGTCGTGGTCGATCTGGACCTGATCGACGAGCCGATGATCGCCGACCCGGACGTCAACAATGCCGACGTATCCAAGCGCTACACCCACGACACCATTCGCCCCGTGTCCTATTATGGCGGCACCAAGAAGGTCGACCTGGGCTTCATCGGGTCGTGCATGGTGCACAAGGGCGACATGAAGATCCTGGCCCAGATGCTCAAGAATATCGAGGCGACCGAAGGCAAGGTCGAATTCAAGGCGCCGCTGGTCGTCGCTCCGCCGACCTATAATATCGTCGATGAGTTGAAGGCCGAGGGCGACTGGGACGTACTGAGGAAGTACGCGGGATTCGAATTTGACGATGTCGCGCCCAAGAGCGCGGCGCGCACCAGCTACGAGAATACCCTGTATCTGGAGCGTCCGGGCTGCAACCTGTGCATGGGCAACCAGGAGAAAGCCGCCAGGGGCGACACCGTCCTGGCCACCTCGACCCGCCTGTTCCAGGGGCGTGTGGTGGAAGATACCACGGAGAAGAAGGGGGAATCGCTGCTCGCCTCTACCCCGGTCGTGGTGCTGTCGTCCGTTCTGGGCCGCACGCCCAGTATCGAGGAGTATAAGAAGGCGGTGGTGGGCATCGACCTGACCAAGTTCGCGCCGCCGGTGGCGCACTGA
- a CDS encoding glycoside hydrolase family 27 protein, whose amino-acid sequence MTLETSRRDLFVAGVAGMAAVSVARAAGAAEPGKAVPAPRPPMGWNSWNSFATTITEAQARATAAIMAEKLLPFGYDILTVDIQWYEPEASSYTYNARPKPAMDAYGRMIPAPNRFPSSVGGSGFAPLAKAVHALGLKFGIHVMRGIPRAAVEANLPILGTQYHAKDVADMASICSWNPDMYGVDMTRPGAQAYYDSIFRLYADWGVDFVKMDDMSRPYDAHAPEIEAAHKAIMATGRPIMLSLSPGETPVIRGDHVRKYAQMWRISDDFWDDWAMLEAQFTRLENWTPYRGPGSWPDADMLPLGRLALGERDTRFTPDEQKTLMTLWAIARSPLIMGGDLRHLDAPTLALLTNREVLAVNQASQGNCPHFVEDGVRVWSAVAQGGKDRYVALFNTGDKPREVGIRLRDLGISGPVAVRDLWAGRALGQQAARIAAMLPPHGAALYRLS is encoded by the coding sequence ATGACATTGGAAACGAGCCGCCGCGATCTGTTCGTCGCCGGCGTGGCGGGGATGGCGGCTGTAAGCGTCGCGCGGGCAGCGGGTGCGGCCGAGCCGGGCAAGGCCGTGCCGGCGCCGCGGCCGCCGATGGGATGGAATAGCTGGAACAGTTTCGCCACGACCATCACCGAGGCACAGGCGCGCGCGACCGCTGCGATCATGGCGGAAAAGCTGCTGCCGTTCGGCTACGACATCCTCACCGTCGATATCCAATGGTATGAACCAGAGGCGTCGAGCTATACCTATAATGCCAGGCCCAAGCCGGCCATGGATGCTTATGGCCGGATGATCCCGGCACCCAATCGGTTTCCGTCGAGCGTGGGTGGCAGCGGCTTCGCGCCGCTCGCCAAGGCGGTGCATGCGCTTGGCCTAAAGTTCGGTATCCATGTGATGCGCGGTATCCCGCGGGCGGCAGTTGAGGCGAACCTGCCGATCCTGGGCACGCAATATCACGCGAAAGATGTGGCCGATATGGCGAGCATCTGTTCGTGGAATCCGGATATGTATGGCGTCGACATGACACGACCGGGCGCGCAGGCCTATTATGACAGCATCTTCCGCCTCTATGCCGACTGGGGCGTGGATTTCGTCAAGATGGACGATATGAGTCGGCCCTATGACGCCCATGCGCCGGAGATCGAGGCGGCGCACAAGGCGATTATGGCGACGGGGCGGCCGATCATGCTGAGCCTGTCGCCGGGCGAGACGCCGGTGATCCGCGGCGATCATGTCCGCAAATATGCACAGATGTGGCGTATCTCCGACGATTTCTGGGACGATTGGGCGATGCTGGAGGCGCAGTTCACCCGGTTGGAAAATTGGACGCCCTATCGCGGGCCGGGATCATGGCCCGACGCCGACATGCTGCCGCTTGGGCGGTTGGCGCTGGGGGAGCGGGATACGCGCTTCACCCCCGACGAGCAGAAGACGCTGATGACGCTGTGGGCGATTGCGCGGTCGCCGCTCATCATGGGAGGCGACTTGCGACATCTGGATGCGCCGACGCTGGCACTGCTGACCAATCGCGAGGTGCTGGCGGTCAATCAGGCGAGCCAGGGCAACTGCCCGCATTTCGTGGAGGATGGCGTGCGCGTCTGGTCCGCAGTCGCCCAGGGCGGCAAGGATCGCTATGTCGCGCTGTTCAACACCGGCGACAAGCCGCGTGAGGTCGGGATCAGGCTGCGCGATCTGGGGATCAGCGGGCCGGTTGCGGTGCGCGACCTGTGGGCGGGCAGGGCGCTGGGGCAGCAGGCGGCGCGGATTGCCGCGATGCTGCCGCCGCATGGCGCTGCGCTCTATAGACTGAGCTAA
- a CDS encoding DUF5818 domain-containing protein, with amino-acid sequence MTEIGAGVNETGRLLRDEAGFLLQRDLGGSYRLVLLRVPVDHVEKRVRVRGFYAGDGIVEAEGVAAA; translated from the coding sequence ATGACAGAGATTGGCGCTGGCGTGAACGAGACCGGCAGATTGCTGCGCGACGAAGCCGGCTTTCTGCTCCAGCGCGATCTGGGCGGTAGCTACCGCCTCGTCCTGTTGCGCGTACCCGTCGATCATGTTGAAAAACGGGTGCGCGTGCGGGGTTTTTACGCCGGAGACGGCATTGTTGAGGCGGAGGGTGTAGCCGCCGCCTGA
- a CDS encoding DUF885 family protein: MRKILSLMLAVAAPVLAQAQTPHNQLAHDQLTKVMDDHWTWYLSAHPLEATARGVRDYDDRIYDISLIARDAQIKAERGFVDRLERVSTQQLDAADRVNRDVLLWMLRDDIDGDAHPAERLMLFTTYYGWHQGFSGMADGLPFYNRADYDSYLKRLALYPKQNGDALAITRQAIRDGYVQPCSVLQNYAGTISGIVAGKPEETRFYEPFKRARPRDISEADWSAMQARAVTLIRDVLTPEYRKWHDLFVAEYLPHCRKNDSASALPGGAAWYAGRVKAHTTTDLTPGQIHQIGLDEVARIGKRMDAIAAKAGYPSRAAYIQHLRTDPSFYAKTSEELLRVAARQAKTIDGLLPRYFGTLPRLPYGLKAIPAAEAEGTTTAYYGPGAPESGISGTYWVNTSKLDQRPFWELPALTAHEAVPGHHNQIALQQELPLPPFRKYLAGFTAYVEGWALYTEYLGEEMGLYDTPEKMMGRLSYEMWRACRLVVDTGIHAKGWDKGRAVAFMKSNSALSDANIDAEVNRYISWPGQALGYKLGEIKIRQLRAKAESALGPKFDLRRFHDALLAQGAVPLTVLDSQMDSWIAAEKAKA; the protein is encoded by the coding sequence ATGCGCAAGATTCTGTCCCTGATGCTCGCCGTTGCCGCCCCCGTTCTGGCGCAGGCGCAAACGCCCCATAATCAATTGGCGCATGATCAATTGACCAAGGTTATGGACGACCATTGGACCTGGTATCTGTCCGCCCATCCGCTCGAGGCGACAGCCCGCGGGGTGCGCGATTATGATGACCGGATCTATGATATTTCGCTGATCGCGCGCGACGCGCAGATCAAGGCGGAGCGCGGCTTCGTGGATCGGTTGGAGCGCGTGTCGACGCAGCAACTGGATGCGGCCGATCGGGTGAATCGTGACGTGCTGCTGTGGATGCTGCGCGACGATATCGATGGCGACGCGCATCCGGCCGAGCGGCTGATGCTGTTCACCACCTATTATGGCTGGCATCAGGGCTTTTCGGGCATGGCCGACGGCCTGCCTTTCTACAATCGCGCCGATTATGACAGCTATCTGAAGCGCTTGGCGCTCTACCCCAAGCAGAATGGCGACGCGCTGGCCATCACGCGACAGGCGATCAGGGACGGCTATGTCCAGCCCTGTTCGGTGCTGCAAAATTATGCGGGGACGATCAGCGGCATCGTTGCGGGCAAGCCGGAGGAGACGCGCTTCTACGAGCCGTTCAAGCGGGCCAGGCCGCGCGACATCAGCGAGGCCGACTGGAGCGCGATGCAGGCGCGGGCCGTGACGCTGATCCGGGACGTCCTGACGCCGGAATATCGCAAATGGCACGACCTGTTCGTGGCGGAGTATCTGCCCCATTGCCGCAAGAACGACAGCGCTTCGGCGCTGCCGGGCGGTGCGGCCTGGTACGCCGGCCGGGTGAAGGCGCATACGACGACGGACCTGACGCCGGGCCAGATACACCAGATCGGGCTGGACGAGGTCGCGCGGATCGGCAAGCGGATGGACGCCATTGCGGCTAAGGCCGGCTATCCCAGTCGCGCCGCCTATATCCAGCATCTGCGCACCGATCCCAGCTTTTACGCGAAGACGTCGGAGGAACTGCTGCGCGTCGCGGCGCGGCAGGCCAAGACGATTGACGGCTTACTGCCGCGCTATTTCGGTACGCTGCCGCGGCTGCCCTATGGGTTGAAAGCCATTCCTGCGGCCGAAGCGGAAGGCACGACGACGGCCTATTATGGGCCAGGCGCGCCGGAGAGCGGCATTTCCGGCACTTATTGGGTGAACACGTCCAAGCTCGACCAGCGGCCCTTTTGGGAACTGCCCGCGCTGACGGCGCATGAAGCGGTGCCGGGCCACCACAACCAGATCGCGCTGCAACAGGAATTGCCGCTGCCCCCGTTCCGCAAATATCTGGCGGGCTTCACCGCCTATGTGGAAGGCTGGGCGCTCTATACCGAATATCTGGGCGAGGAGATGGGCCTGTATGACACGCCCGAAAAGATGATGGGGCGATTGTCCTACGAGATGTGGCGCGCCTGTCGCCTGGTGGTGGACACCGGTATCCATGCCAAGGGATGGGACAAGGGCAGGGCGGTCGCCTTCATGAAGAGCAACAGCGCGCTGTCCGACGCGAATATCGATGCGGAGGTCAATCGCTATATCAGTTGGCCGGGGCAGGCGCTGGGTTACAAGCTGGGCGAGATCAAAATCCGGCAATTGCGTGCGAAAGCGGAAAGCGCGCTGGGACCGAAATTCGACCTGCGCCGCTTTCATGATGCGCTGCTGGCGCAGGGCGCAGTGCCGTTGACTGTGCTGGACAGCCAGATGGACAGTTGGATCGCAGCGGAGAAGGCCAAGGCATAG
- a CDS encoding glutamine amidotransferase, with protein MKRALIVRHVPREGAAGYLQPIEAAGYLIDRIDVASPDFADVNLCDPDLLIMMGGPMGVYETDVHPWIPLQIDKLAARLAADRPTLGVCLGSQMIAAALGAPVYPGGHMELGFAPVSVNGAGATSPLRHLIDVPVLHWHSDTFDLPDNVELLASTSNYAHQAFRRGPNLLALQFHAEMGEDPRFEDWLTHFWADLDVAQQCGIALREDHGLHGPIAVAAGRAMIGEWLAGIRI; from the coding sequence ATGAAGAGAGCATTGATCGTCCGACATGTGCCGCGCGAAGGCGCCGCAGGCTATTTGCAACCGATCGAGGCGGCGGGCTATCTTATCGACCGGATCGATGTCGCCAGCCCCGATTTTGCGGACGTGAATCTGTGCGATCCCGATCTGCTTATCATGATGGGCGGGCCGATGGGCGTCTATGAAACGGACGTCCATCCCTGGATACCGCTCCAGATCGATAAGCTCGCTGCGCGGCTCGCCGCCGACCGACCGACCTTGGGCGTGTGCCTGGGCAGTCAGATGATCGCGGCGGCGCTGGGCGCGCCGGTCTATCCCGGCGGGCATATGGAACTGGGCTTCGCACCGGTCAGCGTAAATGGCGCGGGCGCGACGTCGCCGCTGCGCCATTTGATCGATGTGCCGGTGTTGCATTGGCACAGCGATACGTTCGACCTGCCCGACAATGTCGAGTTGCTGGCATCGACGTCCAACTATGCGCATCAGGCGTTCCGGCGCGGTCCCAACCTGCTGGCGCTGCAATTTCATGCGGAGATGGGCGAAGATCCGCGGTTCGAGGATTGGCTGACCCATTTCTGGGCCGATCTGGACGTGGCGCAACAATGCGGGATTGCGCTGCGGGAGGATCATGGCTTGCACGGCCCGATTGCGGTGGCGGCGGGCCGGGCGATGATCGGCGAATGGCTGGCGGGGATAAGAATCTAG
- the acnA gene encoding aconitate hydratase AcnA, giving the protein MTAIGQDTLGTRDTLNVGGKDIAYYSLKKAAAKLGDVSHLPFSMKVLLENLLRFEDGVTVTAEDIQAIVDWQQDRGKAQREIQYRPARVLLQDFTGVPCVVDLAAMRDAMNALGADAGKINPQVPVHLVIDHSVMVDEFGTPKAFEQNVEIEYQRNMERYDFLKWGSKSLANFYAVPPGTGICHQVNLENIAQAVWSSEDPDGTLVAYPDTCVGTDSHTTMVNGLGVLGWGVGGIEAEAAMLGQPVSMLIPEVVGFKFTGELQEGVTATDLVLTATQMLRARGVVGRFVEYFGPGLASLSLADRATLANMAPEYGATCGFFGIDDKTLDYMRLTGRTDENIALVEAYAKEQGFWIDPAIEPVFTDTLELDLATVVPSLAGPKRPQDRVSLPDVDDVFNADLVTTYKKAQQRVPVAGEDFDIGDGDVTIAAITSCTNTSNPSVMIAAGLVAKKANELGLKPKPWVKTSLAPGSQVVTDYFNKAGLQEHLDAIGFNLVGYGCTTCIGNSGPLAPAISAAINDNGLVAAAVISGNRNFEGRVSPDVRANFLASPPLVVAYALKGTVIEDFITTPIGVSTAGNDVYLRDIWPTNDEVATTMAGCMDRAMFQARYANVYKGDAHWQAIDVTGSDTYSWRAGSTYVANPPYFEGLSMTPAPVTDIIEAKPLAIFGDSITTDHISPAGSIKASSPAGKWLSEHQVSQADYNSYGSRRGHHEVMMRGTFANIRIKNLMLDGVEGGMTRYAGDVMPIYDAAMRHKADGTPLVVIGGKEYGTGSSRDWAAKGTNLLGVRSVIVESFERIHRSNLVGMGVLPLQFKDGDTRDTLGLTGDESFTITGVADLKPRQDVEVVVTRADGSTFTFTALCRIDTINELEYFLNGGILQYVLRKLAA; this is encoded by the coding sequence ATGACCGCCATCGGACAGGACACATTGGGTACGCGCGACACGTTGAACGTGGGCGGCAAGGACATTGCCTATTATTCGTTGAAAAAGGCAGCGGCGAAGCTGGGCGATGTTTCGCACCTGCCTTTTTCGATGAAGGTGCTGCTGGAAAATCTGCTCCGCTTCGAAGATGGCGTCACCGTCACGGCGGAAGACATTCAGGCGATCGTCGATTGGCAGCAGGACCGGGGCAAGGCGCAGCGCGAGATCCAGTACCGCCCCGCCCGCGTGCTGTTGCAGGATTTCACAGGCGTTCCCTGCGTGGTCGATCTGGCTGCGATGCGCGACGCGATGAACGCGCTGGGCGCCGACGCCGGCAAGATCAATCCGCAGGTGCCCGTCCACCTCGTCATCGATCATTCGGTCATGGTGGATGAATTCGGCACGCCCAAGGCGTTCGAACAGAATGTGGAAATCGAATATCAGCGCAATATGGAGCGTTACGACTTCCTGAAATGGGGCAGCAAGTCCCTCGCCAATTTCTACGCCGTGCCGCCGGGCACCGGTATCTGCCATCAGGTGAACTTGGAAAATATCGCCCAGGCCGTCTGGTCGAGCGAAGACCCGGACGGCACACTGGTCGCCTATCCCGACACCTGCGTCGGTACTGACAGCCACACCACGATGGTCAATGGCCTGGGCGTGCTGGGCTGGGGCGTGGGCGGCATCGAGGCGGAAGCCGCGATGCTGGGTCAGCCCGTTTCCATGCTGATCCCCGAAGTCGTCGGCTTCAAATTCACCGGTGAATTGCAGGAAGGCGTGACCGCCACCGATCTGGTGCTCACGGCGACCCAGATGCTGCGCGCGCGCGGCGTTGTCGGGCGCTTCGTCGAATATTTCGGCCCTGGCCTTGCTAGCCTGTCGCTCGCCGACCGCGCGACGCTGGCCAATATGGCGCCGGAATATGGCGCGACCTGCGGCTTCTTCGGCATCGACGACAAGACGCTCGATTATATGCGCCTGACCGGCCGCACCGACGAGAATATCGCGCTGGTCGAGGCCTATGCCAAGGAACAGGGCTTCTGGATCGACCCCGCGATCGAGCCGGTCTTCACCGATACGCTGGAACTGGACCTGGCGACCGTCGTCCCTAGCCTGGCCGGCCCCAAGCGTCCGCAGGACCGCGTATCCCTGCCCGACGTCGATGATGTATTCAACGCCGACTTGGTCACCACTTACAAGAAGGCGCAGCAGCGTGTGCCCGTCGCGGGCGAGGATTTCGACATTGGCGATGGCGACGTCACTATTGCGGCAATCACCAGTTGCACCAACACGTCTAACCCCAGCGTCATGATCGCGGCTGGCCTAGTCGCCAAGAAGGCGAACGAGCTGGGCCTCAAGCCCAAGCCGTGGGTCAAGACGTCGTTGGCGCCCGGCAGCCAGGTCGTCACCGACTATTTTAACAAGGCCGGGCTTCAGGAGCATCTGGACGCCATAGGCTTCAACCTGGTCGGCTATGGCTGCACTACCTGCATCGGCAACTCCGGTCCGCTGGCGCCCGCGATCAGCGCGGCGATCAACGACAATGGCCTGGTCGCGGCCGCCGTCATTTCGGGCAACCGCAATTTCGAAGGTCGCGTGTCGCCCGACGTGCGCGCCAACTTCCTGGCCAGCCCGCCGCTGGTGGTCGCTTATGCGCTCAAGGGCACGGTGATCGAGGATTTCATCACCACCCCGATCGGCGTCAGCACGGCGGGCAACGACGTCTATCTAAGAGACATCTGGCCGACCAATGACGAGGTCGCCACGACCATGGCCGGCTGCATGGACCGCGCGATGTTTCAGGCGCGCTACGCCAATGTCTATAAGGGCGACGCCCATTGGCAGGCGATCGACGTGACGGGATCGGACACCTATAGCTGGCGCGCGGGTTCCACCTATGTCGCCAACCCGCCCTATTTTGAGGGGCTGAGTATGACCCCGGCGCCGGTCACCGACATCATCGAAGCCAAGCCACTCGCGATCTTCGGCGATTCGATCACCACCGACCATATTTCGCCAGCCGGATCGATCAAGGCATCCAGCCCGGCCGGCAAGTGGCTGAGCGAGCATCAGGTCAGCCAGGCCGATTATAACAGCTACGGCTCGCGTCGCGGCCATCATGAAGTCATGATGCGCGGTACCTTCGCCAATATCCGTATCAAGAATTTGATGCTGGATGGCGTGGAGGGCGGGATGACTCGCTATGCCGGCGACGTGATGCCGATCTACGATGCGGCGATGAGGCATAAGGCGGACGGCACGCCGTTGGTCGTCATCGGCGGCAAGGAATATGGGACGGGATCGTCGCGCGACTGGGCGGCCAAGGGCACCAACCTGCTCGGCGTCCGGTCAGTCATCGTCGAGAGTTTCGAGCGTATCCACCGCTCCAACCTTGTCGGCATGGGCGTGCTGCCGCTCCAGTTCAAGGATGGCGATACCAGGGATACGCTGGGCCTGACGGGCGACGAAAGCTTCACCATCACCGGTGTCGCGGACCTCAAGCCCCGCCAGGATGTGGAGGTGGTCGTCACCCGCGCCGACGGATCGACCTTCACCTTCACCGCGCTCTGCCGTATCGATACGATCAACGAGCTGGAATATTTCCTGAACGGCGGCATCCTGCAATATGTGTTGCGCAAGCTGGCCGCTTGA